From a region of the Zingiber officinale cultivar Zhangliang chromosome 10B, Zo_v1.1, whole genome shotgun sequence genome:
- the LOC122029529 gene encoding pre-rRNA-processing protein esf1-like, with translation MKNGAGEKKRKKKEQRLQASSSSMPPTGKQRKNGNAKNGTNNKRTTDSRFASVHYDPRFQRMPKRESKVEIDSRFTHMFSDKKFEASDAPVDKRGKRKKKSVNPLLHYYLNQEEDGEQQKQREPVKEGSDGIDSETDVSAEQAVKSSDVDDEEEFNRSDFSSHEDSSSEDEDTEDDDRSVNSDIWKYLLASHEDTPIIDNETNRLAVVNMDWDHIKAVDLYVVMSSCLPKGGQVLSVSIYPSEFGLKCMEIEAVSGPFALIDNGNSDEDDSDIDNEKLRTYELNKLRYYYAVVILDSVATASHIYNNLDGTEFLESSNVFDLRFIPDSMDFKQPPQDIAKEASAGYNGPDFQTRALQHSKVTLTWEEDKPERKKLLRGKFNPDQLDELNEYLASSGDSDYENDSIDEENDHLAASSPSKLKKRKRVHERRVAALKSGDASDEENSDDEEMEITFNTELEDLSKKLLEKKDRKSETVWETVLKKKSEKRKARRNRCKHSEDDSSDYDTKEDAPNMSDDFFMEEPNDSETIKTSKKKTKAEPKKKRARHDKVDDEGSLRDIKKEQEVSRAELELLLADDQGSNRGPKGYNMKRTKVKGKKGKEVALEDKIPDIDVSKDPRFSALSTSHLYALDPTNPEYKRSATYVKQKIRKQKGAVCMDTQQDDNVVEPDVRPTVSVPDEKNELLSTIRSLKRNVGTLREQSKRR, from the exons ATGAAGAACGGCGCCGgcgagaagaaaaggaagaagaaggagcaaCGGCTTCAGGCGTCGTCTTCTTCGATGCCTCCGACAGGAAAGCAGAGGAAGAACGGCAACGCCAAGAATGGGACCAATAACAAACGCACCACGGATTCCCGATTCGCGTCGGTGCACTACGATCCCCGGTTCCAGCGGATGCCGAAGCGTGAATCGAAGGTTGAAATTGACTCCCGCTTCACCCATATGTTCTCGGACAAGAAATTCGAAGCTTCTGATGCTCCCGTCGACAAGAGAGGGAAGCGTAAGAAGAAATCTGTGAATCCTCTTCTCCATTACTATCTCAATCAGGAGGAGGATGGGGAGCAACAGAAGCAGCGGGAGCCTGTGAAGGAAGGTAGTGACGGTATCGATTCCGAGACAGATGTTTCTGCGGAGCAAGCAGTTAAGAGCAGTGATGTTGATGATGAAGAGGAATTCAATCGTTCTGATTTTAGTAGCCATGAGGATAGTTCgtcggaagatgaagacactGAAGACGATGAT CGCTCAGTGAATAGTGACATTTGGAAGTATCTATTGGCTAGTCATGAGGATACACCTATAATCGATAATGAAACTAATAGACTCGCTGTTGTAAATATGGATTGGGATCATATTAAG GCTGTTGATTTATATGTCGTCATGAGTTCTTGTCTCCCAAAGGGTGGACAAGTTTTGTCAGTGTCTATCTATCCATCTGAATTTGGGTTGAAATGCATGGAAATTGAAGCAGTCAGTGGACCTTTTGCTCTAATTGACAATGGTAATTCAGATGAGGATGATTCTGATATCGACAATGAAAAACTGCGTACTTATGAGTTGAACAAGCTAAG GTACTATTATGCTGTGGTGATTCTTGATTCTGTTGCCACCGCAAGTCATATTTATAATAATCTGGATGGTACCGAGTTTCTAGAAAGTTCTAATGTGTTTGATCTGCGCTTCATTCCTGATTCGATGGATTTTAAGCAACCTCCTCAAGATATAGCCAAAGAG GCATCGGCAGGCTACAACGGGCCAGATTTCCAAACTCGAGCTTTACAACACAGTAAAGTTACATTAACCTGGGAAGAAGACAAACCAGAGCGTAAAAAATTATTAAGAGGAAAGTTCAATCCAGATCAG CTTGATGAGTTGAATGAGTATTTAGCATCTAGTGGAGACAGTGATTACGAAAATGACAGTATAGATGAAGAAAATGACCATTTAGCAGCTTCATCTCCTAGCAAATTAAAAAAACGTAAGAGAGTTCATGAACGCAGAGTTGCTGCTCTAAAGTCTGGGGATGCTTCCGATGAAGAGAACAGCGATGATGAAGAAATGGAGATCACCTTCAATACAGAGCTTGAGGATCTCAGTAAGAAGTTACTTGAGAAGAAGGATAGAAAATCAGAAACAGTTTGGGAAACAGTTCTCAAAAAGAAAAGTGAGAAAAGAAAGGCTAGGAGGAACCGATGCAAGCATTCTGAGGACGATAGCAGTGATTATGATACCAAAGAGGATGCACCTAACATGAGTGATGATTTCTTCATGGAAGAACCCAATGATTCTGAAACCATCAAGACCAgcaagaaaaagaccaaggccgAGCCAAAAAAAAAGAGAGCCAGACATGACAAGGTGGATGATGAAGGATCTTTGCGAGACATCAAAAAGGAACAAGAAGTTAGCAGAGCTGAGCTGGAGCTGCTGCTGGCGGATGATCAAGGATCTAATAGAGGTCCTAAGGGATATAACATGAAGCGCACAAAGGTTAAAGGCAAGAAAGGAAAGGAAGTGGCCCTCGAGGACAAAATTCCTGACATAGATGTTAGCAAAGACCCAAGATTCTCAGCTCTGTCCACATCTCATCTGTATGCCTTGGACCCAACAAATCCAGAGTACAAAAG AAGTGCTACCTATGTTAAGCAAAAAATTCGAAAGCAGAAGGGTGCAGTGTGCATGGACACCCAACAAGATGATAATGTCGTCGAACCAGATGTTAGGCCTACTGTTTCAGTACCTGATGAAAAGAATGAGCTTTTATCGACCATACGATCGCTTAAAAGAAATGTTGGTACCTTGCGAGAACAATCCAAGAGAAGatga